In the genome of Planctomycetota bacterium, the window TCCGCGCCCCCCGCCCGGCAGCGCGGTCCCGGTGAGGCTGCCGACCAGTTCGAGGACCAATGGCGCACCGCCGGTCCGTTCGGTCGCCCCGAGGGCGGTGATGTCGAGGCCGCTCCCGACGAGGATCGCGCGGGCCTCGATCACCGTGCGCGGCGCCGCCCCGGCCGGTGCAGCCGGGGGTGCCGCCTGCTCCGTCGATTCCCCGCCGCTGCCAACTGTCCGCCACCCGCCACCGCGGGGCACGTCGTCCACGCCGTCACCTCTCCCTCCAGCCTACCGTTGCCACGGGGCGGATGCGGCGGACGACGACGCGCCGGGCCCTTCTCCCCGGAGGGCCGACGACCATGCTCGATCGCACCGACCCGACACTCGTCAACCACGTGATGGCGGAACACAACGAGTTGTTCCGCCGGCTCACCGACCTGCGGACCAGGTTCACCGCCAGCGCCGCTCCGACGCCGGCCGTGATCGCCGCCACTGTGGCCGAGCTGGCCGAGCTGCGCCGCCATCTGGCCACCCACTTCGCGCGCGAGGAGGAAGGGGGCCTGCTCGAGGAGTCGGTGGCCCGGCTGCCGCGCCTCGCCGCTGCCGCGGGCGGCGTGCTCCGCCAGCACCCCGGCCTCCTCGGCAGGCTCGATGCCCTCGTCGCCCGGTTGGCCGCCGGAAAAGCCGGAACCTGGACGGAGGGAGCGGCGGACTTCGCGGCCTTCGCCGCGGCGCTCCACGACCATGAGCGTGCCGAGAATGCCGTCTTCCAGGAGGGGCACGTCGAGGATCTCGACCTCGACGACTGACCCGTGGCCTCAGGCGAACACGATCGTCCGCCGGCCGTGGACGAAGACCCGTTCCTCGAGCACCAGGCGCACGGCACGGGCGAGGACGAGTTTCTCGACGTCGCGCCCCGCCCTGGCCATCCTCTCCGGGGTGAAACCGTGATCGACGGGGGTCACGTCCTGGGCGATGATCGGCCCCTCGTCGAGGTCCCCGGTCACGAAGTGGGCCGTCGCGCCGATCAGCTTCACGCCGCGCGCGAACGCCTGGCGGTGCGGTGCCGCCCCGACGAACGCTGGCAGGAACGAGTGGTGGATGTTGATCGTCCGCCCGGCGTGGCGGGCCACGAACCCCTCCGAGAGCACCCGCATGTAGCGGGCGAGGACGAGGGAGTCGGGCTCGTGGGGGGCGATCACCCGCTCGATCGCCTCCTCGTGGGCCAGCCGCGCGGCGGTGTCGGCGTTGGCGGCGGGGGCGGGCAGGTGGTGGAAGGGCACGCCGAAGCGCTCGACGAGCCGGCGGAGCCGGTCGTGATTGCTCACCACCGCGCGGATCACGCAGGGCAAGTCGCCGCTGTCGGCCAGGAGGAGCAACTCACCGAGACAATGGGGCTCGAGGCTGGCCAGCACGACGATCGGCCTGATCCCTGCGCGCGTGACGCGGACCTCCGCCCCCGTTGGCAGAACTGCCGAGAGTCCCTCGGTCAGGCCCACCGCGGCGCCCGGCGCATCCCCGGCCGACGTGACCTCGGCGCGGAAGAAAAAGTGCCCCGTCGCCGCGTCGACGAACTCCTGATTGCTCTCGATGTTGCAACCGCGGGCGCGGAGGACGCCGGTGATCCGATGGACGAGTCCGACTTCGTCCGGGCACGCGACCAGGACGATGTCACGCTCGGCCGGGATGGGGTGCGGCGCTGCCATCGCTCACCAGGGGGCGGGAACCCGCTGCCGCGTCGTCCCCTCGGCGGCCGGCACCCAGGCGAGGACGACCTCCTCGACGGCGATGTCGGTCTTCCGCGGCGGAATCTCGATCGGCTCCAGCGCCATCCGCTCCGGATTGGCCTCGGCCCGCACGGTCGCCAGGGCCAGGTCGATCTCGTCGGCGAGCGTCCGCCGCCGCTCCTCGAGGGTGCCGAGGCTCTCCTCGGCGTGGACCACGTCGGCCTGCTGCCGGGCGGTGCGGCTGGCGGAGCGCATCGACGTGGCCGCCCGACCCACCGTGGTGGAGCTGGCCACCTTCCGCCCGAGGACCGCCGACAGGACGGCGCTGCCGATCGAGACATATGTCTGGAGCGATGAATTGCGGACCTCGGCCTTCTCCCGTTCCACTTTCTGCCGCGCCCTGACGATCCGGTCGTCGAGCGTGGCGAGCCGCGTTGCGTATCGGTCGCGGACCCGCTCCAGCTCGGCGTCGCGCCATTCGCGCGCCTGCTGGGCGATGCGGACGCGGAACGCGGCCTCGCTCTCCCCCGGCCGCGAGATCGCGTCGAGGGCCGGGGCCCGCCAGACGGTCAGCTTGCTCGTCCGCGCCAGGTGCCCCTTGAGCGCGGTGGCGAGGAGGGTGTAGCCCTTGGGGCCGGCGAGCGACGGCGGCAACGGCGCGAAGAAGCCGGGGCGTGGCGCCATCTCGATCTCGGGGGGCTCGGCGAGGATCTCGCCTGCGTCCCAGGCCGACTCGCCGAGCTGGTCGCCGGCGGGGGCGATGCAGATCACCTCGCGGTCGACGTCGATCCGCGCCGCGGCCTTGGCATGGCGGACCCGCGCGCGGCCGAGGATGCTCGGACGGTAGCGAACCGGACCGGCCACTCCGGGTTCGGGCGCCAGAAACACCTCACGCACCCCGGGGGGCAGGAGAGGGCGATCGCCACCGAACCGGCCGCTGGACGGTTCGTCGCGTTCGGCGCGGAGCGGCTCGGCGGGACGGCCGGCCGGCGCCGCGCCGGGGGCGGTGGCGGTGAGCCGGCGGATCTCGTCGCGGAGCAGCGGACCGCGGAGGAAAGACAGCGTCCAGCGCGTCTGGAACACCGTCTCCGCATCGGCGTGCACGGTGTGCATGAGGAACATCCGCTGACCAAGCCCGGAGAGGACGCGGTCGACGTGGGCGCGGTCGAATCCCGCCCCAGCCGAGCTCGCCGCCCCTTCGAGGCCGTCGAGGACCCGCGCCTTGTCGCGGGCGGTCTGGAGACGGCCAAGGAACCAGGTGCCGGCGTTGGAGAGCCCCTTGTAGTCGAGGTCGACGGGGTTCTGCGTGGCGAGGACGACGCCGAGGCCGAACGCGCGGGCCTGCTTGAGCAGCGTCAGCAGCGGCGTCTTGCTCGGCGGGTTGGCGGTCGGCGGCAGGTAGCCGAAGACCTCGTCCATGAGGAACAGCGCCTTGAGCGACGACGTGCCCCCCTGGGACCGCATCCAACCGACCACCTGGCCGGCGAGGAGCGTGACGAACGCCATCCGCTGGGCGTCGGAGAGGTGGGCGATCGAGATCACGCTCACCCGCGGACGCCCCCCCTCCGTCCACAACAGCCGGCCGACGTCGAGCGGCTCCCCCTGCAGCCAGGCCTCGAACCCGGGCGCGGCCGCGACGGTGTTGAGCCGGGCGGCGAGCTGGTAGCGATCGCCGGCGGGGAAGAAGTTTTCCAGGTCGAGGAACCCGACGCGTTCCAGCGGCGGCGCTGGGATCGCACGGATCAGCGTCGCGAAGTCGACGCGTTGGCCGGCCCGCCACAGCGTGTCGATGATGGCGGCGAGGAGCACGTGCTCGCGGCTCCGCCCCGGCTCGCCGTCGATCCCCGCCAACGCCAGCAGCCCGGCGACGAGCGAATCGATCCGTTCGTGGCGGACCTCGGGATCGTCGCCATCGGCCGGCGGGTCGAGGCTCTGGAGCATCGCGAGCGGTCGGCCGGCACGGCTGCCGGGGGTGTACACCGCCATGTCGACGGTGGCACGAAGCCTCCCGATGCGCTCGGCCGACTGGCCGCTCGCTTCCAATCCCTCGCGCCAGGCCCGCGCCGTCCGGGCGGCGAGCTCGTCGAGCGTGATCCCGTCGCGCCGCGCCGCCTCCTCCTCCAGCCACGGCCGGAACGACTCGGGGGAGAGGTCGGGAAAGGTGAGGAGAAGGTTGGCCAGATCACCCTTCGGATCGACGACGATCGCCGGGATGCCGTCGATCGCCGCCTCTTCGAGGAGCCCGACGAGCAACCCGGTCTTGCCGCTGCCGGTCATCCCGACGCAGACCGCATGGGTCGTGAACCGCCGGGCGTCGACGAGGAGCGGCTCTCCCGGCCGGCCGCTGTCGGGATCGACCGATCGGCCGAGATAGAAGACCCCCAATCCTTCGATGTCGGGTCCGGCAGCCGGAGGGGCGGCCGTGGAATCTCGGCGCGCCGGAGGACGGCGGGGCGACGGGCGGTCGGGCATCGTGGTCCTCGCTGGCGGCGCGCCCCGCCGCCGGATCGACGGCCGGGTCAGGGGCGATGATACCGGCCGACCGGGCCGGATGTCGTCGCCCTGCGGCGAAGCGCGTGGGGCTGGGGCGATCTCCCGCCGCAGTCGCCTGGCGCCTCGACGTCCGCCCGGTTCGGGCCGGCCCGCCCCCGGGGAAGGCTACACTGCGGTCACGGAGGCGAACCGGGGCCCGGCCCGTCGCCCGATGCCCACAGGATCGCCAGCGACCGTGCCCCCGACCGCCACCGATCCACGTCGGCCGTGCATCCTCCTCGTCGACGACCAGCCGATCATCGGTGAAGCGGTGCGGCGCATGCTCGTCGCCGAGGACGACCTGGGCTACCACTATTGCCGCGACTCCTCCGTCGCCCTGGCCATGGCCGCCGACGTCGGGCCGACGGTGATCCTCCTCGACCTGGTGATGCCCGGCATCGACGGACTGGAGCTGGTCCGTCGGTTCCGTGCCGACGGCCGCTTCGCCGACGTGCCGATCATCGTGCTGTCGACCAAGGAGGAGGCAGCGGTGAAGGCCGAGGCCTTCCAACTCGGCGCCAACGACTACATCGTCAAGCTCCCCGATCGGCTCGAACTCCTCGCCCGCGTCCGCCACCACTCGCGCGGCTACATCGCGCTGCTCGAACGGAACCAGGCTTTCGAGGCGCTCCGCGCCAGCCGTGAGGCCCTCGCCGAGGATCTCGCGAGTGCCGCGCGGTACGTCCGCTCGCTGCTGCCGCCACCGCAACGGCTCGGCGGTGCGACGGTCGACTGGCGCTTCGTGCCGTCGGCGGAGCTCGGCGGCGATGCCTTCGGCTTCCACCTCATCGACGACCACCGGACCGCCGTGTATCTCCTCGACGTCTGTGGTCACGGCGTCGGGGCCGCCCTGCTGAGCGTTTCGGTCCTCACGACGCTGCGGACGGAAGCCCTTCCGCACACCGATTTCCTCGACCCCGGCACGGTGCTCGCCGCCCTCAACCGGGCATTTCCGATGGACCGGCAGAACGACATGTTCTTCACGATCTGGTACGGGATCCTTGACTCGGCTGCCGGACGGCTCAGGTGGTCAGGAGGGGGCCATCCCCCGGCACTGCTGATCCCACCATGGCGCGGGGCGTCGCCCCCGGTCCACGTGCTCCTCGACTCCGACGGACCCCTGATCGGCGCAGTCGACGGACTGGAGTTCCAATCGCGGGAAATCTCCGTCGATCCCGGGTCCCATCTCTACCTGTACAGCGACGGGGCGTTCGAGGTCAGCCGCCCTGACGGCTCGATGTGGGGGTTCGCGTCGTTCCTCGACGTCATGACCAGCCCCACCACCCCCCCCGAACGGAGACTCGACACGCTCCGCGCCGCGATCACGGAGGTTACCGGTCGTGACGATTTTGCCGACGACTTCTCGATCGTCGCGGTGGGCACGGACGAAATAGCCGATCCCCGCCCGTGAGCGTCGCCACGGGCACCCCCACGACAGGTGGACCTCACGGGACCGTGATCGGCCACCGCCCGCCTTGCATGAGGACACCGAATCCGTAAACTGCTGGGTTTCCGCGGTACGGCTGATTCCAGCGGCGCCCGGGGTCGCTAGCGTAGCTCAATTGGCAGAGCAGCTGATTTGTAATCAGCAGGTTGCGGGTTCAACTCCCGCCGCTAGCTCACTGCGTGCCGTTCAACCCGGTCCGTGGTCACCCGCCGGCGCGGGGGATTCCGACGAGCCTCGATCACCACAGCGGTGCCGAGTCGGCGGCCGGCCGCGGGGCGGTCGGATGGCGATCATGTGAGGTACGTCGGAGGTGGACCGGAAAGCGGGTCGTTGGGCCGGTGATGCGCGCCGGTTCCGGAGCCGTGGCGGAGTCGCCGGGTCAGGATTCGCGGTGCCATCATCAGGCGACGAAACGGGCGAAACAGAGGTGGATGGCGAGACGACGACTGCGGGTGAACACCGAATCCGCAGGTCGATCTGTCGCCTCCCGCGCGAGAGTGCGGGGAGTTTCCCGAGCGGTCAAAGGGGTCAGACTGTAAATCTGATGGATTATTCCTTCGCAGGTTCGAATCCTGCACTCCCCAGTCGGTTCCTCCGCTGGTCGGATCGGGTTTTCAAGACGGGCGATCGGCGGTGGTTTTGCAGTGCGGGTGTAGCTCAATGGTAGAGCAATAGCCTTCCAAGCTAAAGACGAGGGTTCGATTCCCTTCACCCGCTTCAGGCCCGACGGGGCCTGTCGGGTGCCTCCGAGATGCGGCGTGGATCCAAGCCATCACGGCCCGTGAAACCGACCGCTCGGAACGTGGCACCGACGGACGAATCGAACCGGACACACGAAACGGCGGCAACGGCAAGTCACTTCGAAGGAGATCACGTCGTAGCCAATCGGGGCGGAGGATGGGCCTGGACACGCGGGCGCCGTTCGACCCACCAATCCATGACATCTGCTGCTGTAGCTCAGTTGGTAGAGCGCGTCCTTGGTAAGGACGAGGTCATGGGTTCAAGTCCCATCAGCAGCTTCGCGGGAAGTGGGTGTTCGGTCGCCGGCCGCCCATGACAGCCGCACCATTTTCGTCGAGCACGGTTCGAGAGCCCCGCGGTGGTCGCACCGGCGCGGGGAACGGCACACAAAACAGTCGGTGACGATATCGGCTCCGTCGCGACCGGGCGTTTCCGGTCGGTCGGGACCAGCGATCAGGTGACCGAAGCCCCGGAACGCCGGTGACGGTCGAACAGGCACCATCAGAGAGGAACGCCGAGGAGAAGCATGGCTAAGGACACGTTCACGCGGAGCAAGCCCCACGTCAATGTCGGCACGATCGGGCACATCGACCATGGCAAGACCACGCTCACTGGAGCGCTGGTGGCGGTGCAGGCCGCCAAGAATCTCGCCATCGCCAAGAGCTACGCCGACATCGCCAAGGGTGGAACCGTCCGCGACGAGACGAAGACCGTGACGATCGCGGTCAGCCACGTCGAATACGAGACCGCCAAACGGCACTATGCCCACATCGATTGCCCCGGGCACGCCGACTTCATCAAGAACATGATCACGGGCGCTGCCCAGATGGACGGCGCGATCCTCGTCGTCAGCGCGGCCGACGGCCCGATGCCTCAGACCCGCGAGCACATCCTCCTCGCTCGACAGGTCGGCGTGCCGGCGCTGGTCGTGTTCCTCAACAAGGTCGACCTCGTCGACGATCCGGAGCTGCTCGATCTGGTGGAGATGGAAATCCGCGAGCTGCTCACCAAGTACGGGTTCCCGGGCGACGACATCCCGATCATCCGCGGTGCCGGCAAGCCGGCCTACGACAACCCGACGGATGCGGCCAAGAACAAGTGCATCGGCGACCTGCTCGATGCCGTCGACAGCTATATTCCCGAGCCGACTCGGGAGCTCGACAAGCCGTTCCTGATGGCGATCGAAGACGTGTTCTCGATCGAAGGTCGCGGCACGGTCGCCACGGGGCGTATCGAGCGTGGTCTGGTGAAGGTCGGCGACGAAGTCGAGATCGTGGGTCTCAAGGACAAGTCGGAGAAGACCACGGTCACGGGCGTCGAGATGTTCAAGAAGGTGCTCGACAGCGGACAGGCCGGCGACAACGTCGGCTGCCTGCTGCGTGGCGTGACCCGCGACGGTATCGAGCGCGGTCAGGTGCTCGCCAAGCCGGGCTCGATCAAGCCCCACAAGAAGTTCGAGTGCGAGGTGTACGTGCTGTCGAAGGAGGAAGGGGGGCGACACACGCCGTTCTTCGCCAACTACCGGCCGCAGTTCTACTTCCGCACCACCGACGTGACGGGTACGACGAAGCCCCTGGGCGGTGTCGAGATGGTGTCGCCGGGCGACAACGTCAAGATGGAGGTGGAATTGATGGTGCCGATCGCCATGGACGACGGGGTGCGCTTCGCGATCCGCGAAGGTGGCAAGACCGTCGGTTCGGGTGTCGTCACCAAGATCCTTGACTGACGATTCCGTCCCGCGCGGCGCGTCGGGTTTCCCGGCGCCGCGCGGGGTCCGGGCCACAGGGGCGTAGCTCAACTGGCAGAGCGCTGGTCTCCAAAACCAGAGGTTGCGAGTTCGATCCCCGCCGCCCCTGCTGCCACCGGCTCCGGCCGGCACTGCGGCCGCAGTGCCTCCGTGCCGGCCCGGTACGGGGTGGCGGCCAGACCTGGACGGACGACGGTTGGGCCGCCGGTTCCCCTCCGCGCGGCGTCCGGGAAGCTGCCGGTTGATTCGCGGCGGCAATGTGTTGAGATCGTGGCGGCGTGTGTTCGGCTGGCGATCGATGGGTGCGGATCGCGATGGATCGCCCCGCGGAGTGAGCACGACATGGCAGGCATCCAGGAAAGTGCGTCGTCGGGGGGTGCCGTGTGGAGGGAGATGCTCTCCGCCGCACGGTACAAGCCCCATCAGGGGCGGATTGCCCGCCGGGCGACCTTCGGGGCGCTCGTGGCGATCCTCCTTCTTGCCGCGTTCCGGCTGTCTCAGGCCTTGTCGGCGTGGTATGGCGGCACGGTGTCTCTCGGATCCGCGTCCGGAGCTCTCGGGGCCGATGGCGGCGCCGATTACGGGTTGGTGCGGATCCTCATCCCGCTGGCTCTGCTGGCGATCGGCAGTTGGCTGGCGTTTCGGATGGTGAACGTGCCCCGGTTCGCTGAATTCCTCATCGCCGTCGAAGGCGAAATGGCGAAGGTATCCTGGCCGTCCACCGGCGAGGTCGTCCGCAGTTCGGTCGTGATCATCTTCATGATTTTCGCGCTGACCGCGATCCTGTTCCTCTATGACCTTTTCTGGCGCCTGCTCCTCCGTTTCCTCCAAGAGGGGGTCGGCTGACGCTGTGTCCGAGGGGGAGCGCTGCTCTCCCCGCGACCAGGCGCCGCCAGCCCCGCACCCCTTCAACCGTCCCGCCCATGAACGACGACGACAACGCCGACAACGACCGCCTGGCCGACTCCACTGGCTCTTCCCAGCGGAGCGGTCTGCACGATTCCCTGCGGGCCGACCAACCCGATGACGACGACGGCCCGGCGGAAATCGCCGATCCGTTCGCCGGGGCCGAGGATGCGGCGCCGGTCACCGACGACAGTGGCGACGACGCGGCTGCCGCGCCCGACAAGCATTGGTACATCCTCAAGGTGCAGAGCAACCGCGAGGACTCGATCCGTGATGCCCTGCTGAGGCGGGTGCGGATGCAGGGGCTTGATCGGTTTTTCGGCGACGTCATCGTGCCGAAAGAGCAGGTCACCGAATTCAAGGGGGGCAAGAAGAAGGTCGTCTCGCGGAAGCTCTATCCGGGCTACATCCTCGTCAACATGGCGCTCAACGACGAGACCTGGTATCTCGTCCGCGAGACCGGGGGCATCGGTGACTTCACCGGCTCGGCCGGGCGTCCGAGCCCGATGTTGCCTCAGGACGTTGCCAAACTGCTCAACAAGACCGAGGTCAAGACGGACGAAACACCCAGGTTGCGGATCACCTTCAAGAAGGGCGACCGGGTGAAGATCACCGAAGGGACGTTCGAGAACTTCGAAGGCGAGGTCGAGCAGATCGACGAGGCGAATGGTCGCGTGACCGTGATGCTGAGCATCTTCGGTCGCTCGACACCCGTGGACATCGAGTACTGGCAGATCGAAAACGTCTGAATCATCACCACACCCGTCAGGGGCCCGATGGTCCCCGTGCCGGTGATTGGAGACACGACGATCGCCCCCGCCGGCAGCGCCCCCGGGAGCGGTGAAATGGGCGGGACGGTTGGGCGCGGGCAGGAAACTTCTTCCGAGGCAGGATCATGGCGAAGCAGGTGGTCGGTCAGGCGAAATTCCAGATCCCCGGCGGGCAGGCGACTCCGGCACCGCCGGTCGGCACCTCGCTGGGCCGGTACGGCATCAACCTCGGGCAGTTCGTCCAGCAATTCAACGACCGGACCCGCGAAGCCGCCGGCATGGCGATCCCCGTCGTCGTCACCGTGTACAACGACCGATCCTTCGAGTTCTACACCAAGAGCCCTCCGGCAGCCGCGCTGCTCAAGAAGGCGGCGGGCCTGGCGAAGGGATCGGGCGTGCCCAACAAGGACAAGGTCGGCAAGGTCACTCGCGCCCAGATCGACGAAATCGTGCGCCTCAAGACCAACGATCTCAATTCGCGCGACGGCAATCATGCCCGTCGCATGATCGAGGGCACCGCCCGCAGCATGGGGATCACCGTCGAGGGTTGATCCTTCCCGGCCCGTCACGTCCGTCCGTCTCGTACCTTTCACCCCATCCGCCGATTCCGTCCGAGGACCCCAGCCGTGCCCCTGTCGAAGCGAATGCGGGCCATGCTCGCGAAGAAACCCCAGGCCGAAACCGCACTGCCGATTCCCGAAGCGGTCGCGGTGCTGAAGAGCTTTCCGCCCACGAAGTTCGACCAGACCGTCGAGATCCACATGCGTCTCGGGATCGACCCGAAGCAGGCCGACCAGATCATCCGCGGATCGCTGGTGCTGCCTCACGGCATCGGCAAGTCGAAACGCGTGGTCGTATTCGCCAAGGGTGGACTTGCCGACGATGCCCGCGCCGCAGGGGCGGAGGAGGTCGGTGCCGACGACCTCGCCAAGAAGATCAAGGAAGGATGGACCGACTTCGACGTCTGCATCGCAGCCCCCGACATGATGGGCTTGGTCGGGCCGCTCGGTAAGGTGCTCGGCCCGCGGGGGCTGATGCCCAGCCCGCGTGCCGGCACCGTCACCGCCGACATCTCGAAAACGGTGAAGGAGTACAAGGCGGGCAAGGTCGAGTTCCGCAACGACCCGACCGGGATCGTCCACGCCGTCGTCGGCAAGGCGAGCTTCGATTCGTCCAAGCTGGCCGACAACATCCGCGCCTTCATCGACTTCGTCCTGGCGATGCAGCCGGCCAGTGTCCGCGGCCAATTCGTCAAGAGCATCTCGATCTGTGCCACCATGACCCCCGGGGTGATGGTCGCCGCCTGATGCTCGCCGTCCGGTCGCTGCGGGTGGGCGCCAGTCGGCTTCCCCGCGATCACCGTCCTACCGACTCGCAATTTCGCGCCAGCCTTCCCGGCACTGACTCCCTGGGTGAGTTCTCATGAGCAAGCTCGTCAAGAAGATGTTGATCGACGACCTGAAGCACCGCCTTCGGGATGTG includes:
- the purU gene encoding formyltetrahydrofolate deformylase produces the protein MAAPHPIPAERDIVLVACPDEVGLVHRITGVLRARGCNIESNQEFVDAATGHFFFRAEVTSAGDAPGAAVGLTEGLSAVLPTGAEVRVTRAGIRPIVVLASLEPHCLGELLLLADSGDLPCVIRAVVSNHDRLRRLVERFGVPFHHLPAPAANADTAARLAHEEAIERVIAPHEPDSLVLARYMRVLSEGFVARHAGRTINIHHSFLPAFVGAAPHRQAFARGVKLIGATAHFVTGDLDEGPIIAQDVTPVDHGFTPERMARAGRDVEKLVLARAVRLVLEERVFVHGRRTIVFA
- a CDS encoding ATP-binding protein, yielding MPDRPSPRRPPARRDSTAAPPAAGPDIEGLGVFYLGRSVDPDSGRPGEPLLVDARRFTTHAVCVGMTGSGKTGLLVGLLEEAAIDGIPAIVVDPKGDLANLLLTFPDLSPESFRPWLEEEAARRDGITLDELAARTARAWREGLEASGQSAERIGRLRATVDMAVYTPGSRAGRPLAMLQSLDPPADGDDPEVRHERIDSLVAGLLALAGIDGEPGRSREHVLLAAIIDTLWRAGQRVDFATLIRAIPAPPLERVGFLDLENFFPAGDRYQLAARLNTVAAAPGFEAWLQGEPLDVGRLLWTEGGRPRVSVISIAHLSDAQRMAFVTLLAGQVVGWMRSQGGTSSLKALFLMDEVFGYLPPTANPPSKTPLLTLLKQARAFGLGVVLATQNPVDLDYKGLSNAGTWFLGRLQTARDKARVLDGLEGAASSAGAGFDRAHVDRVLSGLGQRMFLMHTVHADAETVFQTRWTLSFLRGPLLRDEIRRLTATAPGAAPAGRPAEPLRAERDEPSSGRFGGDRPLLPPGVREVFLAPEPGVAGPVRYRPSILGRARVRHAKAAARIDVDREVICIAPAGDQLGESAWDAGEILAEPPEIEMAPRPGFFAPLPPSLAGPKGYTLLATALKGHLARTSKLTVWRAPALDAISRPGESEAAFRVRIAQQAREWRDAELERVRDRYATRLATLDDRIVRARQKVEREKAEVRNSSLQTYVSIGSAVLSAVLGRKVASSTTVGRAATSMRSASRTARQQADVVHAEESLGTLEERRRTLADEIDLALATVRAEANPERMALEPIEIPPRKTDIAVEEVVLAWVPAAEGTTRQRVPAPW
- a CDS encoding response regulator, coding for MPTGSPATVPPTATDPRRPCILLVDDQPIIGEAVRRMLVAEDDLGYHYCRDSSVALAMAADVGPTVILLDLVMPGIDGLELVRRFRADGRFADVPIIVLSTKEEAAVKAEAFQLGANDYIVKLPDRLELLARVRHHSRGYIALLERNQAFEALRASREALAEDLASAARYVRSLLPPPQRLGGATVDWRFVPSAELGGDAFGFHLIDDHRTAVYLLDVCGHGVGAALLSVSVLTTLRTEALPHTDFLDPGTVLAALNRAFPMDRQNDMFFTIWYGILDSAAGRLRWSGGGHPPALLIPPWRGASPPVHVLLDSDGPLIGAVDGLEFQSREISVDPGSHLYLYSDGAFEVSRPDGSMWGFASFLDVMTSPTTPPERRLDTLRAAITEVTGRDDFADDFSIVAVGTDEIADPRP
- the tuf gene encoding elongation factor Tu, which codes for MAKDTFTRSKPHVNVGTIGHIDHGKTTLTGALVAVQAAKNLAIAKSYADIAKGGTVRDETKTVTIAVSHVEYETAKRHYAHIDCPGHADFIKNMITGAAQMDGAILVVSAADGPMPQTREHILLARQVGVPALVVFLNKVDLVDDPELLDLVEMEIRELLTKYGFPGDDIPIIRGAGKPAYDNPTDAAKNKCIGDLLDAVDSYIPEPTRELDKPFLMAIEDVFSIEGRGTVATGRIERGLVKVGDEVEIVGLKDKSEKTTVTGVEMFKKVLDSGQAGDNVGCLLRGVTRDGIERGQVLAKPGSIKPHKKFECEVYVLSKEEGGRHTPFFANYRPQFYFRTTDVTGTTKPLGGVEMVSPGDNVKMEVELMVPIAMDDGVRFAIREGGKTVGSGVVTKILD
- the secE gene encoding preprotein translocase subunit SecE, with the protein product MAGIQESASSGGAVWREMLSAARYKPHQGRIARRATFGALVAILLLAAFRLSQALSAWYGGTVSLGSASGALGADGGADYGLVRILIPLALLAIGSWLAFRMVNVPRFAEFLIAVEGEMAKVSWPSTGEVVRSSVVIIFMIFALTAILFLYDLFWRLLLRFLQEGVG
- the nusG gene encoding transcription termination/antitermination factor NusG encodes the protein MNDDDNADNDRLADSTGSSQRSGLHDSLRADQPDDDDGPAEIADPFAGAEDAAPVTDDSGDDAAAAPDKHWYILKVQSNREDSIRDALLRRVRMQGLDRFFGDVIVPKEQVTEFKGGKKKVVSRKLYPGYILVNMALNDETWYLVRETGGIGDFTGSAGRPSPMLPQDVAKLLNKTEVKTDETPRLRITFKKGDRVKITEGTFENFEGEVEQIDEANGRVTVMLSIFGRSTPVDIEYWQIENV
- the rplK gene encoding 50S ribosomal protein L11, which gives rise to MAKQVVGQAKFQIPGGQATPAPPVGTSLGRYGINLGQFVQQFNDRTREAAGMAIPVVVTVYNDRSFEFYTKSPPAAALLKKAAGLAKGSGVPNKDKVGKVTRAQIDEIVRLKTNDLNSRDGNHARRMIEGTARSMGITVEG
- a CDS encoding 50S ribosomal protein L1; this translates as MRAMLAKKPQAETALPIPEAVAVLKSFPPTKFDQTVEIHMRLGIDPKQADQIIRGSLVLPHGIGKSKRVVVFAKGGLADDARAAGAEEVGADDLAKKIKEGWTDFDVCIAAPDMMGLVGPLGKVLGPRGLMPSPRAGTVTADISKTVKEYKAGKVEFRNDPTGIVHAVVGKASFDSSKLADNIRAFIDFVLAMQPASVRGQFVKSISICATMTPGVMVAA